The Alkalibacter saccharofermentans DSM 14828 genomic sequence CGCTCCAAGCTCTACAGCTTTGTTTACCTTGCTCATCTCCAGATCATAATCCTCGCAATCCTTGGAAACGCCTAGATTTACATTAATCTTGGTCTTCAGTTTGTTTCCTATTCCCTTGGGGGAAAGGCTAAGGTGTTTTTTATTTGCCGGTATTGCTACCTGTCCCTTGGCTACAAGGTCCATGAGCTCTTCAACATGCATTCCCTCCTCAAGGGCCACTTTCTTGATTTGCTTGGTTATTATTCCCTTTCTTGCAGCGTCCATCTGTGTAGTAAATTCCATTTGCTTCCTCCTTGTACCGGTGGTCAAACAAAGAAAAAAAGACTCCCTCCGCTGATACGGAAAGAGTCTTAGTCTGTAAAATCCTAATGTTATCTCCCTACGACGGCATTATCCGTATCAGGTTATCGGGTCGAAATCAAGTTTCCTCTCAGCTTTTCAGCTCCCCGGATATTTATTTACTTAGATTGTATAGATTCTGTTGCCAAATGTCAAATGCTATTAATTATTTTCAAATATCAGCTCATCATCGGATATGCTTACTTTGATGGCTCCCCCTTTGTGTACATTGCCTTTTAGGAGCTCTTCAGAAAGCTTGTCCTCAACTTCTTTTTGAATCGTTCTTCTTAGAGGTCGTGCGCCATATTCAAGATTTGCGCCTCTTTCTGCCAGGTATCTTTTCGCATCCTCACTGAATTCAATGTCTATCTCAAGATCTTTAAGCCTATTTGCGAGCTGAACAAGGAGTATGTCAATTATCTCACCTAAGTGTTTGTCATCCAGCTGGTGGAACACTATGACCTCGTCTATACGGTTTAAGAACTCTGGCCTGAAGCTTCTTCGAAGCTCTTCCATCACATTGCCCTTCATTTTGTCGTATTCATCCTGCTGCAGGTTTTCTCCCGCTGAGAAGCCCAGCGTCTTGCCCTTTTTAATCGTGTGGGCTCCTACGTTGGATGTCATTATCACTACTGTATTCTTAAAATCTACAGTCCTTCCCTTTCCATCCGTCAACCTTCCGTCTTCCAGAATCTGAAGCAGTATGTTGAAAACATCCGGATGAGCCTTTTCGATTTCATCCAGAAGAATCACTGAATACGGCTTTCTCCTTACTTTTTCTGTCAGTTGTCCTCCTTCATCGTAACCCACATATCCCGGTGGAGACCCAATAAGCCGGGAAACAGAATGTTTTTCCATGTACTCGCTCATGTCCACTCTGATCATTGAGTCCTCATCCCCGAACATGATTTCTGCAAGCGCCTTGCTAAGTTCCGTTTTCCCCACACCTGTGGGGCCTAGAAATATGAACGAGCCTATAGGTCTTTTGGGGTCCTTAAGACCGACTCTAGCACGCCTTATCGCCCTAGATACGGCTTTAACCGCCTCATCCTGTCCTATGACCCTTTTGTGCAGCTCCTCTTCCATATGGAGGAGCTTCTCGGATTCTTCCTGGGCCAGTTTCTTAACGGGAACCCCGGACCAGCTGGAAACTATTTGGGCAATCTCTTCAGCTCCAACTTCTCCCCCTGTTCCGGTGTTGCTCTTTTGCCTCCAGGTCTTTTTGATTTCAACAAGCTTTTCTTTAGCCTTGTTCTCAAAGTCCCTTATCTCAGCAGCTTTCTCGTAATCCTGAGAAGCCACCGCTTCTTCTTTTTCCTGCTCGTACTTCTCTATTTTTGCCTCCAGATCTTTAATTTCCGGAGGTGCCGTAAGCATGTTAAGTCTTATTTTAGATGCGGCTTCGTCTATAAGGTCGATGGCCTTATCCGGAAGATACCTGTCGTTTATGTACCTGTGGGAAAGCTCTACCGCAGCCTTTAGCGCCTCGTCAGTTATTGTGACTTTGTGGTGGGCTTCGTATCTGTCCCTCAATCCTTTTAGTATCTCATAAGCTTCTTCCTTTGAAGGCTCTCCAATCTCTACAGGCTGAAATCTTCTTTCCAACGCAGAGTCCTTTTCTACGTACTTTCTATATTCGTCCAGCGTGGTAGCACCAATAGCTTGAAGCTGCCCCCTGGCTAGTGCTGGTTTTAGTATGTTCGAGGCATCTATGGCCCCTTCAGCGGCTCCTGCGCCTATTATTGTATGCATCTCATCGATAAACAAAATTATGTTACCAGCCTGTTTTATCTCCTCCATGGTATTTTTGAGCCTATCCTCAAATTCTCCCCTATATTTGGCTCCGGCAACCATTGAAGATAGATCAAGGGAGACTACCCTTTTGTCTCTCAGGTTTTCAGGCACATTCCCTGATGTGATCTTCTGAGCAAGTCCCTCTGCAATTGCAGTCTTTCCTACACCAGGTTCACCTATCAAGCAGGGATTATTTTTTGTTCGTCTGCTTAAGATCTGTATCACACGCTGAATTTCCGGATCCCTTCCGATTACAGGGTCAAGTTGTCCTTCGTCCGCCATCTGAGTGAGATCTCGTCCGAATTTGTCCAGATTTTTGGTATTGGCATTCTTAGGCTGCTGCGCCTTTTGATTCTGTGTAGGGGAAGAGTTCATGAGCTTAATTATTTCTTCCCTTATTTTTTCAAAATCTAATCCAAGGTCGCTTAGGATCTTGGCACCTACGCCTTCTCCCTCTCTGGTAAGACCTAGAAGTATATGTTCAGTCCCTATATAGCTTTGATTAAGAGCTCTTGCTTCCATCAAGCTGAGCTCCAGTATTTTTTTTGTTCTTGGAGTATATCCGATGATGTCGTTGACTGGATCTTCTCCTCTACCCAAAAGGGTCTCAACTTGCTTTGCCGCTTTATCAAAGGCAACACCCAGGTTTTTTAGCGCCAAGGCCGCGATCCCCTCTCCTTCTTTGATCAGCCCCAAGAGCAGGTGCTCGCTTCCTATGTAATTATGGTTTAATTTCTTTGCTTCTTCCTGAGAAAGCATCAAAACCTTTTGAGCTCTCTCCGTGAATCTTCCAAATATAGCCATTGATTGTTCCTCCTATTCAGATTTTAAGAATTTTCTGATATGTTCAGCCCTTATCCTGTCCCTGTCGATTTCAGTCAAATCTCCTCCGTAAATCCCCGATAGTATCCCTGGCTGAATGTTTACCATCAAGTCGTTTATAGTTCCGATGTCCTGATCTATAAGCTCCAAGTCGGAGCCCAATCTGACTAGAGACAATAGCTTCATGCTCTCTTCTGCATTTATGGACCTTGCGTTTGACAGTACGCCAAATGCCCGGTATATTTTGTCCTCCAGATAAATCCTGTTGGTGTTTAATATCTCGTATCTGTGTTCCCTTTCCTTTTTTATTATCTCCCTGGCCACATCGTGAAGGTTTTCTATAAGCTCCCGCTCCGTCATGCCCAGGGTATTTTGATTTGATATTTGGTATAAGTCTCCCAATGCCTGGGTTCCCTCACCGTAAATGCCCCTTATGGTCAAACCGAATTTAGCCAATGTGACTATCATGGTATTTATCTGATTATTAAGTGTCAATGAGGGCAGGTGCAGCATCACTGAAGCCCTCATCCCTGTGCCTACATTGGTAGGACAAGCGGTTAGATAACCGTATTTTTCATGGTATGCGAAATCGACGCACTTTTCAAGCACATCATCTACCGCGTTTGCCATTTCGTATGTCTTATGGAGCTGAAAGCCTTCCTGTATGCACTGTATCCTCACATGGTCCTCTTCATTTGCCATTATGCTGATATCTTCATTTTTATTTATGAATACAGCCGCACATTTATTGCTGCCAAGCTCAGGACTGGTAAGATGCTTTTCTACAAGCACTCTTCTTTCGTTATTGCCTACCCTTCCGACTTCGATTTTCGTAAATTCCGTTCCGAGAGACTCGTCCTTTTCCAGACAGTTGAAAATCAAATCCACAAGCAGCCGGGCTTTGTGCTCCGGCAACAGAATCGGAAAAGGCATGCCTTTAATATTTCTTGCCAGTCTTATCCTGCTGCTGATTACTATGTCTCTTTCCTTGTCTTCGTATTTCCACGAACCCATATTAAAAGCCTCCCAGTTTCAACCCTTCTTTTCTATTTCCTTTGTAAGTTCTTTAATCATGTCCCTGTACACCGCAGCTTGCTCGTACTCTTCCTTTTCTACCGCCGCCTTGAGTTTTTGGTTGAGTTCGTCGATTTCACGCTTCTTTCTGATATCCTCTCCCCCGTTGTTTACGATTTTGCCAATGTGTATGTTTTTCCCTTGCATCCTTTTTATCATTGGGCTGATCATAGGTTCGAAGGCGTCATAGCAATGCTCGCAACCAAATTTGCCGTATTTTTTAAACATCTCATAGGTCATCCCACAGTGATCGCAGGCAGGCTCGTCGTAGTCGGAAAATCCTTTATCCGACTCGCTTCCAAAATCGGTGAAATTCGTAATGAAATTCTTGAAATTCAACACGTTTTCCCCTATTTGTTCCAAGGACGTACACTGTTCGCACAGATGAACCTCCCTTTTCTCTCCGTTTATTATTTTTGTTATATGTATCGACGCCTGTCTTTTTTTACAATTATCGCACAACATTTTCAGCCCTCCTTTCTACTTGCCCCTTCTATGTTCAGATAAGATCTTGTATACTACGCCTCTATTAAGATTAAGGATTTCTGCCGTTTTTCTAATGGACATCCCACCTTTTTGGCTAACTGCCAATATCAGCCTGTCCCGGTGAATGTTATTTTCTTTATACCCAAGTTCATCCAATTCAATACTGTTTTTTTGCAAATACAACTCTACTTCGCCCCTTATGCGCCTCTCTACGCTTTCCTCCAGATCCATGTAGATGTCGTTGTTCTCCTCCAGCATATATCTAATGAAACTATCCATCCGGTCATTTCCTGAATTTTCAAAGCTTTTTAGCACTTTGTCAAGAACCACCAGTTTATTCTTCCGCTCTTTAATATACTCCATATAGCTGCTCCATGGATAATCGCATTGTTTCTCGACAAAACCGCCTATTACCGGATTATTGTGTATGAACCGCATTACCTTTAGCAAGTCCTTAAAATCTTCGATTGCCTCGCTTTTAAACCGGTCGTAAAAGACCTGGCCACTGACGCAGTGCTTCTTATTGTGATAGGCAGCATACGACACGTTTATCCTCTTCATTACTGCAGATATGTCCTCATCCAATTCTTCCACTACAAAATGGGCATGATTGTCCATTATACAGTATGCGTATAGGGTAATGAGGTTATCCTTAAGAATCCTTGATACGATAGATAGTATCTTTTCCTTGTCTTCATTATCCTTGAATATATCTTTGCCACCGCTTCCCCGGACCAGTATGTGATAAAATCTGCTTTTGCTGATCTCTCTTGGATTTCTAGCCATATTCATCACCTTTCTGACATATCCTTTATTGCTTATTGACATTAGGGACGGTTCTTTTTGTCACTTCCATTCTATCACATTGAGCCAAAAAGTAAAGAAGGGAAAGCTGCAATGCTTATTTGCAGCTTTCCCTTAAATTCTACGATTAGTTTTCTTCTTTTTTTGAAGCTTCGATTACCTTGTCAGCCAAAGCTGTCGGCAGTTCTTCGTACCTTGCGAATGACATTGCAAAATCACCTCTGGCTTGAGTCATGCTTCTAAGCTCCGTCGCGTATTTGAACATCTCCGCCAATGGAGCTTCTGCCAAGATCTTTTGCTTTCCGCCCTCAACCGGCTCCATTCCCAGTATCCTTCCACGCTTTTTGTTCAAATCCCCCATGATGTCTCCCATGTAATCTTCGGGAATGGTTATATCAACACTGTAAACAGGTTCTAAAATCACCGGAGAGGCTTCCTTTAGCCCCTTCTTATACGCTATGGAAGCAGCCATCTTAAATGACATCTCATCTGAATCTACTGCATGGTACGAACCGTCAAACAAAGTAGCCCTGAGTCCCACCACAGGATATTTCGCCAGGACCCCTTCTTTAATGCAATCTCTAAGGCCCTTTTCCACTGCAGGTATGAAGTTTCGAGGAACTGCGCCCCCGACCACCTTGTCCACAAATTCAAAATCTATATCTGTATCTCCGAGGGGCTCAAAGTTGATGTATACGTGTCCGAACTGTCCCCTTCCTCCGGATTGCTTCTTATGCTTGCCTTCAGATGTAGCCTTGCTCTTGATCGTCTCTCTATAGGGTATCTTTGGGTCCGCTAAGCTTACCTCTATCCCAAATTTGTTTTTAAGCTTCTCGCACACTATTTCTATGTGCATTTCACCTAGACCGGAAATAAGAGTCTGCTTGGTCTCTGTATTTCTTTCCACATGAAGAGTCTGATCTTCTTCCTGGAGCTTTGTAAGGCCGCTTCCGATCTTGTCTTCATCGCCCTTGGACTTTGGTTCTACTCCCAGCGCTATTACAGGGGCAGGAAATACTATGGGATGGAACGCAACCGGATCCTTTGGATCGCACAGAGTATCTCCGGTGGTGGTATCCGCAAGTTTTGAAAAAGCTCCTATGTCTCCTGCTTGAAGATTTTCCACCTCTATTTGTTTTTTCCCTCTAAGTATATATATATGATTTATTTTTTCTTTTTTATTTTTTCCTGTATTTAAAAGCTCCATCCCCGGCCTTAAAGACCCGGATACCACTTTAAACAGAGAAAGCCTTCCTACATATGGATCTGCTATCGTCTTGAACACAAAAGCCGAAGTCGAATCCCCAGCGTCGTATTTTTTGACCCCATCATTTCCTTTTGAGTCTTTGAATGTTTCTCCTTCCGTATCCTCAGGAGATGGGAAATACTCAATGATCATGCTCATCAAAGTCTCAATCCCTGTATTTCTG encodes the following:
- the fusA gene encoding elongation factor G; the encoded protein is MKTYPTSNIRNVAVLGHSGSGKTTLTEAMAYNAGIIDRMGRVEDGNTISDYDSEEAKRIISINAASVPLEYGGHKINIIDVPGYFDFLGESVSSLRVADGAVLVLDALSGIEVGTEKSWEMVSKRNIPAILVVNKMDRENVRFEKIMDELKEKFGNKIVPFEIPYGEGLDFNGVINVVDMKGRERKGDRCFDMDVPEGMKPEIEPFREMIMESVAQSDESLMEKYFAGEELTNAEIHAGLRKGVLEGELIPVLCASGTRNTGIETLMSMIIEYFPSPEDTEGETFKDSKGNDGVKKYDAGDSTSAFVFKTIADPYVGRLSLFKVVSGSLRPGMELLNTGKNKKEKINHIYILRGKKQIEVENLQAGDIGAFSKLADTTTGDTLCDPKDPVAFHPIVFPAPVIALGVEPKSKGDEDKIGSGLTKLQEEDQTLHVERNTETKQTLISGLGEMHIEIVCEKLKNKFGIEVSLADPKIPYRETIKSKATSEGKHKKQSGGRGQFGHVYINFEPLGDTDIDFEFVDKVVGGAVPRNFIPAVEKGLRDCIKEGVLAKYPVVGLRATLFDGSYHAVDSDEMSFKMAASIAYKKGLKEASPVILEPVYSVDITIPEDYMGDIMGDLNKKRGRILGMEPVEGGKQKILAEAPLAEMFKYATELRSMTQARGDFAMSFARYEELPTALADKVIEASKKEEN
- a CDS encoding protein arginine kinase; protein product: MGSWKYEDKERDIVISSRIRLARNIKGMPFPILLPEHKARLLVDLIFNCLEKDESLGTEFTKIEVGRVGNNERRVLVEKHLTSPELGSNKCAAVFINKNEDISIMANEEDHVRIQCIQEGFQLHKTYEMANAVDDVLEKCVDFAYHEKYGYLTACPTNVGTGMRASVMLHLPSLTLNNQINTMIVTLAKFGLTIRGIYGEGTQALGDLYQISNQNTLGMTERELIENLHDVAREIIKKEREHRYEILNTNRIYLEDKIYRAFGVLSNARSINAEESMKLLSLVRLGSDLELIDQDIGTINDLMVNIQPGILSGIYGGDLTEIDRDRIRAEHIRKFLKSE
- a CDS encoding transposase → MARNPREISKSRFYHILVRGSGGKDIFKDNEDKEKILSIVSRILKDNLITLYAYCIMDNHAHFVVEELDEDISAVMKRINVSYAAYHNKKHCVSGQVFYDRFKSEAIEDFKDLLKVMRFIHNNPVIGGFVEKQCDYPWSSYMEYIKERKNKLVVLDKVLKSFENSGNDRMDSFIRYMLEENNDIYMDLEESVERRIRGEVELYLQKNSIELDELGYKENNIHRDRLILAVSQKGGMSIRKTAEILNLNRGVVYKILSEHRRGK
- a CDS encoding UvrB/UvrC motif-containing protein, which produces MLCDNCKKRQASIHITKIINGEKREVHLCEQCTSLEQIGENVLNFKNFITNFTDFGSESDKGFSDYDEPACDHCGMTYEMFKKYGKFGCEHCYDAFEPMISPMIKRMQGKNIHIGKIVNNGGEDIRKKREIDELNQKLKAAVEKEEYEQAAVYRDMIKELTKEIEKKG
- a CDS encoding ATP-dependent Clp protease ATP-binding subunit, which codes for MFGRFTERAQKVLMLSQEEAKKLNHNYIGSEHLLLGLIKEGEGIAALALKNLGVAFDKAAKQVETLLGRGEDPVNDIIGYTPRTKKILELSLMEARALNQSYIGTEHILLGLTREGEGVGAKILSDLGLDFEKIREEIIKLMNSSPTQNQKAQQPKNANTKNLDKFGRDLTQMADEGQLDPVIGRDPEIQRVIQILSRRTKNNPCLIGEPGVGKTAIAEGLAQKITSGNVPENLRDKRVVSLDLSSMVAGAKYRGEFEDRLKNTMEEIKQAGNIILFIDEMHTIIGAGAAEGAIDASNILKPALARGQLQAIGATTLDEYRKYVEKDSALERRFQPVEIGEPSKEEAYEILKGLRDRYEAHHKVTITDEALKAAVELSHRYINDRYLPDKAIDLIDEAASKIRLNMLTAPPEIKDLEAKIEKYEQEKEEAVASQDYEKAAEIRDFENKAKEKLVEIKKTWRQKSNTGTGGEVGAEEIAQIVSSWSGVPVKKLAQEESEKLLHMEEELHKRVIGQDEAVKAVSRAIRRARVGLKDPKRPIGSFIFLGPTGVGKTELSKALAEIMFGDEDSMIRVDMSEYMEKHSVSRLIGSPPGYVGYDEGGQLTEKVRRKPYSVILLDEIEKAHPDVFNILLQILEDGRLTDGKGRTVDFKNTVVIMTSNVGAHTIKKGKTLGFSAGENLQQDEYDKMKGNVMEELRRSFRPEFLNRIDEVIVFHQLDDKHLGEIIDILLVQLANRLKDLEIDIEFSEDAKRYLAERGANLEYGARPLRRTIQKEVEDKLSEELLKGNVHKGGAIKVSISDDELIFENN